One segment of Deinococcus sp. Leaf326 DNA contains the following:
- a CDS encoding carbohydrate ABC transporter permease: MTTPSRRASRRDQHRAGASGARRSARNTLIAYAFMLPFLALLVLYHTWPVIFGTYLAFTKYNIISPPEWVGLDNFRELMRDEQFWSGLRNSLKYILVVPVIQVLSILVALLVNRPMKGIGFFRTAYYVPVVTSFAVVGLIWSWMYQQEGPVNAVLGALGLHRGGSLLNNPATALYAVMFVTLWKGIGYYMVLYLAGLQSIAPELEEAAVIDGATRTQVFWNITLPGLRPTILVCSLLSTISAIKVFEEIYVMTQGGPAGSTYSALFYTYSRAFQDFRYGLAAAAGLIIAVISILFGLLNFKLTRGGRADA, translated from the coding sequence ATGACTACCCCGTCCCGGCGTGCCTCGCGCCGCGATCAGCACCGTGCAGGCGCTTCCGGCGCGCGGCGCAGTGCCCGCAACACGCTGATCGCCTACGCCTTCATGCTGCCTTTTCTGGCGCTGCTCGTGCTGTACCACACCTGGCCCGTGATCTTCGGGACGTACCTGGCCTTCACCAAGTACAACATCATCAGCCCCCCCGAGTGGGTGGGGCTCGACAATTTCCGCGAGCTGATGCGCGACGAGCAGTTCTGGTCGGGGCTGCGCAACAGCCTCAAATACATCCTGGTCGTGCCGGTCATCCAGGTGCTGAGCATCCTGGTCGCACTGCTGGTCAACCGGCCCATGAAGGGCATCGGGTTTTTCCGCACGGCGTACTACGTGCCGGTGGTCACGAGTTTCGCGGTCGTGGGCCTGATCTGGTCGTGGATGTACCAGCAGGAGGGTCCCGTGAACGCCGTGCTGGGCGCGCTGGGCCTGCACCGGGGCGGCAGCCTGCTGAACAACCCGGCGACCGCCCTGTACGCCGTGATGTTCGTGACGCTCTGGAAGGGCATCGGCTACTACATGGTGCTGTACCTCGCGGGCCTACAGAGCATCGCGCCCGAGCTCGAGGAGGCGGCCGTGATCGACGGCGCGACCCGCACGCAGGTCTTCTGGAACATCACGCTGCCGGGGCTGCGGCCGACCATCCTGGTGTGCAGCCTGCTCTCGACCATCAGCGCCATCAAGGTCTTCGAGGAAATCTACGTGATGACCCAGGGCGGCCCCGCCGGCAGCACCTACTCGGCGCTGTTCTATACCTACTCGCGGGCCTTTCAGGACTTCCGGTACGGGCTGGCGGCCGCCGCCGGGCTGATCATCGCGGTCATCAGCATCCTGTTCGGTCTGCTGAACTTCAAGCTGACGCGCGGAGGGCGGGCCGATGCATAA
- a CDS encoding carbohydrate ABC transporter permease, producing the protein MNSSPFETAPRTATPTAAHASAAAQLKARKKRRNRLANVLAYAVLVVIALIMLYPFYWTFITSLESTGNIYQAKLLPASISLRNYAEVLRGTTVPFWRLILNSLIICTLGVSLTVTLATLAAYPLAKMRFPGRDLIFYAILALMVLPNEAGLIVNYITTIKLGLLQQTHPVLDALRQYFAVVLPGIASIVGLFLLRQAYLGVPQELVEAARIDGAGELTIWRRVMLPLALPTIVAFSILEFVAYWNSFLWARIMLPDKNLMPLSAGLLELSGTFSTNSRAVMAGAVITVVPILIVFAFGQKYFMKGLEGAVKG; encoded by the coding sequence ATGAATTCCAGCCCTTTCGAGACCGCTCCCCGGACGGCGACCCCCACCGCGGCGCACGCGAGCGCGGCGGCCCAGCTCAAGGCGCGCAAGAAACGGCGCAACCGCCTCGCCAATGTCCTGGCCTACGCGGTTCTGGTCGTGATCGCCCTGATCATGCTCTACCCCTTCTACTGGACCTTCATCACCAGCCTGGAGTCGACCGGGAACATCTATCAGGCCAAGCTGCTGCCGGCCAGCATCAGCCTACGCAACTACGCCGAGGTGCTGCGCGGCACGACCGTGCCCTTCTGGCGCCTGATTCTCAACAGCCTGATCATCTGCACGCTGGGAGTCTCGCTGACCGTCACGCTGGCGACCCTGGCGGCCTACCCGCTCGCCAAGATGCGGTTTCCGGGCCGCGACCTGATCTTCTACGCGATTCTGGCCCTCATGGTGCTGCCCAACGAGGCGGGCCTCATCGTCAACTACATCACGACCATCAAGCTCGGGCTGCTGCAACAGACCCATCCGGTGCTCGACGCCCTGCGGCAGTATTTCGCGGTGGTGCTGCCGGGTATCGCCAGCATCGTGGGGCTGTTCCTGCTGCGTCAGGCGTACCTGGGCGTGCCGCAGGAACTCGTCGAGGCCGCGCGCATCGACGGCGCGGGCGAGCTGACCATCTGGCGGCGCGTCATGCTGCCGCTGGCGCTGCCCACCATCGTCGCCTTCTCGATCCTGGAATTCGTGGCGTACTGGAACAGCTTTCTGTGGGCGCGCATCATGCTGCCCGACAAGAACCTGATGCCGCTTTCGGCCGGGCTCCTCGAACTCTCGGGCACCTTCTCGACGAACAGCCGCGCGGTGATGGCGGGCGCGGTCATCACGGTCGTGCCCATTCTCATCGTGTTCGCCTTCGGGCAGAAGTACTTCATGAAGGGATTGGAGGGGGCGGTGAAGGGGTGA
- a CDS encoding NUDIX domain-containing protein: MRGLFAAQLKFYVNARAIIEREGPGGRELLLQRREKAGEARRLEFPGGQLDPYEGIIDALKREVREETGLTVTTFLDDVRRQAYQGVSADVECLSPSFVYQTTRGPVDSVGFSFRVRAEETLTARGDAAGGHVWLPLADLHRRFLAQPDDFDWLTQGALAFYLSGPS; this comes from the coding sequence GTGAGGGGACTGTTCGCCGCGCAGCTGAAGTTCTACGTCAACGCGCGGGCCATCATCGAACGGGAGGGGCCGGGCGGCCGAGAACTCCTGCTCCAGCGGCGCGAGAAGGCGGGCGAGGCTCGCCGACTGGAATTTCCGGGCGGTCAGCTCGACCCCTATGAGGGCATCATCGACGCCCTAAAGCGGGAAGTGCGTGAGGAGACCGGCCTGACCGTCACCACCTTTCTGGACGACGTGCGGCGCCAGGCCTACCAGGGAGTTAGCGCCGACGTGGAGTGCCTCTCGCCCTCGTTCGTGTACCAGACGACCCGTGGCCCGGTAGACAGTGTGGGCTTCTCCTTCCGCGTCCGGGCCGAGGAAACGCTCACGGCGCGGGGAGACGCAGCGGGCGGGCACGTCTGGTTACCGCTAGCCGACCTGCACAGGCGCTTTTTGGCGCAGCCCGACGACTTCGACTGGCTCACGCAGGGAGCTCTCGCCTTCTATCTGAGCGGGCCGTCATGA
- a CDS encoding FAD-dependent oxidoreductase yields MTLPYRTDPHAWDVIVAGGGTAGAVAGIAAARTGARVLVVEAQGSLGGTGTNAWVTPLMRNVSGGENLNRGLTDELKARLRARGDGATDTHGNDNWFNPEGLKFVLEELLQEAGGEVLYHTQVVQPLLEGRRIGALVVHNKGGLQALRAAVFIDATGDADVAALAGVPFQAGDEDGIHQAMSLRFTLAGVDVERLRDFLNAQGQEQDSARFLHFWMVWGRRSSLEGLFREAVAAGVLEERDGDYFQGFSVPGRPGELSFNCPRIRADLNDATDPWQLSAAQTDGRAAITRLLAFCRRSLPGCGGAYLGVVAPMVGVRDSRRIVGDYTLKVTDLLDCVKFPDVICRNHYPVDIHSVRGGARLLHEREGSAPYFAPDAWHDIPYRSLVPQGVDNLLVPGRAASSTFEAQSAIRVQQNCHSMGEAAGVAAAWAARSATFPGDVRAVDVTALQTELRRRGGNL; encoded by the coding sequence ATGACCCTTCCCTACCGCACCGACCCGCACGCCTGGGACGTGATCGTCGCGGGGGGCGGCACTGCCGGGGCGGTCGCGGGCATTGCGGCGGCCAGAACGGGAGCGCGGGTGCTCGTCGTCGAGGCGCAGGGGAGCCTGGGCGGCACCGGCACGAACGCCTGGGTCACGCCGCTCATGCGCAACGTGTCGGGCGGCGAGAACCTCAACCGGGGCCTGACCGACGAGCTCAAGGCCCGTCTGCGCGCACGCGGCGACGGCGCGACCGACACGCACGGCAACGACAACTGGTTCAACCCCGAGGGCCTGAAATTCGTGCTGGAGGAGCTGCTACAGGAAGCCGGGGGCGAGGTGCTGTACCACACCCAGGTCGTGCAGCCGCTGCTGGAAGGCCGGCGGATCGGCGCGCTGGTCGTGCACAACAAAGGCGGCCTCCAGGCCCTGCGCGCCGCCGTGTTCATAGACGCGACGGGCGACGCCGACGTGGCCGCGCTCGCAGGCGTGCCCTTCCAGGCAGGCGACGAGGACGGCATTCATCAGGCCATGAGCCTACGCTTCACGCTCGCGGGGGTGGACGTGGAGCGGCTTCGCGACTTTCTGAACGCGCAGGGCCAGGAACAGGACTCGGCCCGCTTCCTGCACTTCTGGATGGTGTGGGGGCGCAGGTCCAGCCTGGAGGGCCTGTTCCGGGAGGCGGTGGCGGCCGGCGTGCTGGAGGAGCGCGACGGAGACTACTTCCAGGGCTTCAGTGTGCCGGGGCGCCCGGGCGAACTGTCGTTCAACTGCCCGCGCATCCGCGCCGACCTGAACGACGCCACCGACCCCTGGCAGCTTTCGGCAGCCCAGACCGACGGGCGGGCGGCCATCACGCGGCTGCTGGCCTTCTGCCGCCGCTCCCTACCTGGGTGCGGGGGCGCGTATCTGGGCGTGGTCGCGCCGATGGTGGGGGTGCGCGACTCACGGCGCATCGTGGGGGACTACACACTGAAGGTCACCGATCTGCTCGACTGCGTCAAATTCCCCGACGTCATCTGCCGCAACCACTACCCGGTGGACATCCACAGTGTCCGGGGCGGCGCGCGGCTGCTGCACGAGCGCGAGGGCAGCGCGCCGTACTTCGCCCCCGACGCCTGGCACGACATTCCCTACCGCAGCCTCGTGCCGCAGGGGGTGGACAACCTGCTCGTGCCGGGGCGCGCGGCGAGCAGCACCTTCGAGGCGCAGTCGGCCATCCGTGTGCAGCAGAACTGCCACAGCATGGGCGAGGCGGCCGGCGTCGCGGCGGCGTGGGCGGCCCGGTCGGCAACGTTTCCGGGCGACGTGCGCGCGGTGGACGTGACGGCCCTGCAGACCGAGTTGCGGCGCCGGGGAGGCAATCTGTGA
- a CDS encoding histidine phosphatase family protein — MSLPPGTLLLVRHAQATGQAPDAALTPAGETAAQGLADRLAGSGLTGIVSSPWTRAVSTARPAAHKLGLDLRTDPRLTERVLSRRDLPYWRAVLRLSFLWPGLRWPGGESGRTARARILDALADARDPSGAVAVVSHGNLLALALGLDYGGWAALRSPDVWVLPPDGRPPFRLDP, encoded by the coding sequence TTGAGCCTTCCACCCGGTACGCTGCTGCTCGTGCGCCACGCCCAGGCGACCGGGCAAGCCCCGGACGCCGCCCTGACCCCGGCGGGTGAGACGGCCGCCCAGGGCCTGGCGGACCGTCTGGCCGGATCAGGTCTGACCGGGATCGTGAGCAGTCCCTGGACCCGCGCCGTCTCGACCGCCCGGCCGGCGGCACACAAGCTGGGCCTGGACCTCCGGACCGATCCGCGCCTGACCGAGCGCGTGCTGAGCCGCCGTGACCTGCCGTACTGGCGCGCAGTCCTGCGTCTGAGCTTCCTGTGGCCGGGACTGCGGTGGCCGGGCGGCGAATCGGGGCGGACCGCCCGCGCCCGCATCCTGGACGCGCTGGCCGACGCCCGCGACCCCAGCGGCGCCGTGGCGGTCGTCTCGCACGGCAACCTGCTCGCCCTGGCGCTGGGCCTGGACTACGGCGGCTGGGCGGCGCTGCGCTCGCCGGACGTCTGGGTTTTGCCCCCGGACGGCCGCCCACCCTTCAGACTGGACCCATGA
- a CDS encoding S9 family peptidase translates to MTRAFNPADPHATPMTDGQPYRVERRVLAGIPCLLELPPEEQPLRGLCVVHHGAGANKEGKLGVYAALTAAGLGVVLPDGALHGERQGDTPEGLNAREYVWESVRRTVAEAPALHGALAQVFGPLPLDAVGSSMGGYVVLTLARLGGLCRAAALITSGVWHEPEVGRPELRAFLEEHRPNTHAADLPPTPLLLASGDSDPVFALATHHAPTAAALGAAYAAAGCPQAFTAATFEGVGHYTSRHMRDAALAFLRAE, encoded by the coding sequence ATGACCCGCGCCTTCAATCCCGCCGACCCGCACGCCACGCCGATGACGGACGGGCAGCCCTACCGCGTGGAACGCCGCGTCCTGGCCGGCATTCCCTGCCTGCTGGAACTGCCCCCCGAGGAACAGCCCCTGCGTGGCCTGTGCGTGGTCCACCACGGGGCCGGAGCGAACAAAGAGGGCAAGCTGGGCGTGTACGCCGCTCTCACGGCAGCGGGGCTAGGCGTGGTGTTGCCTGACGGCGCCCTCCACGGCGAGCGGCAGGGCGACACCCCCGAGGGGCTGAACGCCCGCGAATACGTGTGGGAGAGTGTGCGCCGCACGGTGGCCGAGGCCCCAGCACTGCACGGCGCGCTGGCACAGGTATTCGGGCCGTTGCCCCTGGACGCCGTGGGGTCGAGCATGGGGGGCTACGTGGTCCTCACCCTCGCGCGCCTGGGCGGGCTGTGTCGCGCGGCGGCCCTCATTACCTCGGGGGTATGGCACGAGCCGGAAGTGGGGCGGCCCGAACTGCGCGCCTTTCTGGAAGAGCACCGGCCCAACACGCACGCCGCCGACCTGCCCCCCACACCGCTGCTGCTGGCGAGTGGCGACAGCGACCCGGTTTTTGCGCTGGCCACGCACCATGCCCCCACGGCGGCGGCCCTGGGAGCCGCCTACGCGGCGGCCGGGTGCCCCCAGGCCTTCACGGCTGCCACCTTCGAGGGCGTGGGGCACTACACCAGTCGCCATATGCGCGACGCGGCGCTGGCCTTCCTGCGGGCAGAATAA
- a CDS encoding DUF4127 family protein: MRLLLVPPDTRPPTLELPAALARMTGAEVRVPPAGALPDFYTPGDPATLGGWLRAEAGAADALVMCLETLCLGGMIPARRVDDPLDTALARLDIVRELKARHPALRIYAFGVVVRVAHDDDPHEEKPYYGKWGRELRAYSTAFDRHARHGEAGRAALDDARRAIPPDILADWTGTRERNRALHLAALDLLAAGTLEHLCLTLDDTSEYGLAAYDRRLLEARADELGVWTRFDTYPGADEVPCALVTRAVRHGLPPARAWVRYSGTLGASAGMIYEDRPAGELIRAHLRAAGCVPADSVQEADFVLAVNTPGQRQANVQPDLATVNTPWRHLPAFVDAMRADMDAGRAVSLADIAYPNGAERRLWGLLQGLPLARLAGYGAWNTAGNTLGSAVAFGALAGLVRDRAEHAGALFSRMVDDALYQAFVRPEVRAALGHPSPFDLGDARADAEHELRTRLLPRMEALWAAHFADSGLTLEPGEAHLAWPRLFTGVFPLNVREGAPKG; the protein is encoded by the coding sequence ATGCGCCTGCTGCTCGTTCCGCCCGACACCCGCCCACCCACGCTGGAGCTGCCCGCTGCCCTGGCCCGTATGACCGGCGCCGAGGTGCGCGTGCCCCCCGCCGGGGCGCTGCCGGACTTCTATACACCCGGCGACCCGGCCACGCTGGGCGGCTGGCTGCGCGCTGAAGCCGGCGCCGCCGACGCACTGGTCATGTGCCTGGAAACCCTGTGTCTGGGCGGCATGATTCCGGCGCGGCGGGTGGACGACCCACTGGACACCGCCCTGGCGCGGCTGGACATAGTGCGCGAACTGAAGGCGCGGCACCCGGCGCTGCGCATCTACGCCTTCGGGGTGGTCGTGCGGGTGGCCCATGACGACGACCCACACGAGGAAAAGCCCTACTACGGCAAGTGGGGCCGCGAGCTACGCGCCTACAGCACGGCCTTCGACCGTCACGCCCGCCACGGCGAGGCCGGGCGTGCGGCCCTCGACGACGCGCGTCGGGCCATCCCGCCGGACATCCTGGCCGACTGGACAGGCACCCGCGAGCGCAACCGGGCGCTGCACCTCGCGGCGCTGGACCTGCTGGCGGCAGGCACGCTGGAACACCTGTGCCTGACGCTCGACGACACTTCCGAGTACGGGCTGGCCGCCTACGACCGCCGGCTGCTGGAGGCGCGGGCCGACGAACTGGGGGTCTGGACGCGCTTCGACACCTACCCCGGCGCCGACGAGGTGCCCTGCGCCCTGGTCACGCGCGCCGTCCGGCACGGCCTGCCGCCCGCGCGGGCCTGGGTACGGTACAGCGGCACGCTCGGCGCCTCAGCCGGAATGATCTACGAGGACCGCCCCGCCGGCGAGCTGATCCGCGCGCACCTGCGCGCCGCCGGGTGCGTGCCGGCCGACAGCGTGCAGGAGGCTGACTTCGTGCTGGCGGTGAATACGCCGGGGCAGCGACAGGCAAACGTGCAGCCCGACCTCGCCACGGTGAACACGCCCTGGCGGCACCTGCCCGCCTTTGTGGACGCCATGCGCGCTGACATGGACGCGGGCCGGGCCGTGAGCCTCGCCGACATCGCCTACCCCAACGGAGCCGAGCGGCGGCTGTGGGGGCTGCTCCAGGGGCTTCCGCTGGCCCGGCTGGCCGGCTACGGGGCATGGAACACGGCCGGCAACACCCTGGGATCGGCCGTGGCGTTCGGGGCGCTGGCCGGGCTGGTGCGTGACCGGGCCGAGCACGCTGGGGCACTGTTCTCGCGGATGGTGGACGACGCGCTGTATCAGGCCTTCGTGCGGCCGGAGGTGCGCGCCGCGCTGGGCCACCCGAGTCCGTTCGACCTGGGCGACGCGCGGGCCGACGCCGAGCACGAACTGCGTACCCGCCTACTTCCCCGGATGGAGGCGCTTTGGGCCGCTCATTTTGCCGACAGCGGCCTGACACTGGAGCCCGGCGAGGCGCATCTGGCCTGGCCCCGGCTGTTCACGGGCGTCTTTCCCCTGAACGTGAGAGAAGGTGCGCCAAAAGGCTGA
- a CDS encoding ROK family protein produces the protein MTSADLVPPTSLLALDIGGTSMRAALVESGRITERVQAPTPRPATPDVVLAAAAALAGPLAGRAGALGVACAGAVAGGRVTATATHTFPGWTDIALEDTLGAALGLGTRALNDARAAAWGEYAAGAGRGTRDFMFVTVSTGVGAGLVLGGQLHLAGNGLDAELGFVSVPAAWQTGHAVPGLPYALGALEFETSGTALGVQAQRLGSADARALCDAAEAGDVDAEAAYAHSAALIAWKIADVAALLGVTKVALGGSVGLRGGYLARVRGALAAFAPRYRPEVVHAELGADAGLIGAALWAGRTGSGG, from the coding sequence ATGACCTCCGCCGATCTCGTCCCGCCCACTTCTCTTCTCGCGCTGGATATCGGCGGCACCTCCATGCGGGCCGCGCTGGTCGAGAGCGGCCGCATCACGGAGCGCGTGCAGGCCCCTACCCCCAGGCCCGCCACGCCGGACGTGGTGCTCGCGGCCGCTGCCGCCTTGGCGGGACCCCTGGCTGGGCGGGCGGGCGCACTGGGCGTGGCCTGTGCAGGCGCCGTGGCCGGGGGGCGCGTGACGGCCACGGCCACCCATACCTTTCCCGGCTGGACCGACATCGCGCTGGAAGACACACTGGGTGCAGCGCTAGGCCTCGGCACCCGCGCCCTGAACGACGCCCGCGCCGCCGCCTGGGGGGAGTACGCGGCCGGAGCCGGGCGGGGCACGCGGGATTTCATGTTCGTCACGGTCAGCACCGGGGTCGGCGCGGGGCTGGTCCTGGGCGGCCAGCTTCATCTGGCAGGCAATGGGCTGGACGCCGAACTGGGGTTCGTATCGGTGCCGGCCGCGTGGCAGACCGGACACGCGGTGCCGGGGCTCCCCTATGCCCTGGGCGCGCTGGAGTTCGAGACGAGCGGCACGGCCCTGGGGGTCCAGGCCCAACGGCTCGGCTCGGCCGACGCTCGCGCCCTGTGCGACGCGGCCGAGGCGGGCGACGTAGACGCCGAGGCCGCCTACGCCCACTCGGCCGCCCTGATCGCCTGGAAGATCGCGGATGTGGCCGCCCTGCTGGGCGTGACCAAGGTGGCCCTGGGCGGCAGCGTGGGCCTGCGCGGCGGCTACCTCGCGCGGGTGCGCGGCGCGCTCGCAGCCTTTGCGCCGCGCTACCGGCCCGAAGTCGTCCACGCCGAACTGGGAGCGGACGCGGGCCTGATCGGCGCGGCGCTGTGGGCCGGCCGGACCGGCTCCGGCGGCTGA
- a CDS encoding L-glutamate gamma-semialdehyde dehydrogenase, whose amino-acid sequence MSDTLMAGFLPFEHEPYFDFTRAEVAQAQREAFARVRAQYVGRTFDLLIGGEQVQGEGTFAVRNPAAPDETLWHFQQATPAQLGQAVAQAQTAFEAWRFSDPFQRASIFKRAAELLRARRMEFCAVMTLENAKNWAEADGEVAESVDHFEVFARETMRWAQGKAVYPMPDEHVTTVYEPLGVVAVISPWNFPSAIPLGMSLGAIAAGNTVIWKPAGETPLSSLLMIELLFEAGLPRNVIQFLTGSDEVLGDPLVDHPGVRMIAFTGSKEIGCRIMERAAKVQPGQRWLKRVMAEMGGKDPTVVCADADLEAAAQGIVASAFGYAGQKCSACSRVIAEQSVYDGLLRRVTELTAELRAGLPEDNAALGPVIHAASAKRIRGYIARGRDTARLVQGGGGEGAFVEPTIFADVTPDDPLFREEIFGPVLSFTPARDWEHAIELANDSDYGLTAAFYSRDPHKLSEARRRMHVGNLYLNRKCTGALSGTHAFGGYGMSGTNAKVGGPDYLFWFVQTKTVAQRY is encoded by the coding sequence ATGTCAGACACGCTGATGGCGGGATTCCTGCCCTTCGAGCACGAACCGTATTTCGACTTCACCCGCGCGGAGGTGGCGCAGGCGCAGCGCGAGGCCTTTGCCAGAGTACGCGCGCAGTACGTCGGGCGCACCTTCGACCTCCTGATCGGCGGCGAACAGGTACAGGGCGAGGGAACGTTCGCGGTGCGTAATCCGGCCGCGCCGGACGAAACCCTGTGGCACTTCCAACAGGCCACGCCGGCCCAGCTCGGCCAGGCGGTGGCGCAGGCGCAGACGGCCTTCGAGGCGTGGCGCTTTTCCGATCCCTTTCAGCGGGCGAGTATCTTCAAGCGGGCGGCCGAGCTGTTGCGTGCGCGGCGCATGGAATTTTGCGCCGTCATGACGTTGGAAAACGCCAAGAACTGGGCCGAGGCCGACGGCGAGGTTGCCGAGTCGGTGGACCACTTCGAGGTCTTCGCCCGCGAGACGATGCGCTGGGCGCAGGGCAAGGCGGTCTATCCGATGCCCGACGAGCACGTCACGACCGTGTACGAGCCCCTGGGCGTGGTAGCCGTCATCAGCCCCTGGAACTTTCCGAGCGCCATTCCGCTCGGCATGAGCCTGGGGGCCATCGCGGCGGGCAACACGGTGATCTGGAAACCGGCAGGCGAGACACCGCTGAGCAGCCTGCTGATGATTGAACTGCTGTTCGAGGCGGGGCTTCCCCGGAACGTCATCCAGTTCCTGACCGGCAGTGACGAGGTGCTGGGCGACCCTCTGGTGGACCATCCCGGCGTGCGGATGATCGCCTTCACCGGCAGCAAGGAGATCGGCTGCCGCATCATGGAACGCGCGGCGAAGGTGCAGCCCGGCCAGCGCTGGCTCAAGCGCGTGATGGCCGAGATGGGCGGCAAGGACCCAACCGTGGTCTGCGCCGACGCCGACCTGGAGGCGGCGGCCCAAGGCATCGTGGCGTCGGCCTTCGGGTACGCGGGCCAGAAGTGCAGTGCGTGCAGCCGGGTGATCGCCGAACAGAGCGTATACGACGGGCTGCTGCGCCGCGTGACCGAACTGACGGCCGAACTGCGCGCCGGTCTCCCCGAGGACAACGCCGCCCTGGGGCCGGTCATCCATGCGGCGAGCGCCAAGCGCATCCGGGGGTACATCGCGCGTGGCCGCGATACCGCGCGGCTGGTGCAGGGCGGCGGGGGCGAGGGCGCCTTCGTCGAGCCGACCATCTTCGCCGACGTGACGCCGGATGATCCCCTCTTCCGCGAGGAGATCTTCGGGCCGGTGCTGAGCTTTACCCCAGCGCGCGACTGGGAACACGCCATCGAGCTGGCGAACGACAGCGACTACGGCCTGACCGCCGCCTTCTACAGCCGCGATCCCCACAAGCTGAGCGAGGCGCGGCGGCGGATGCACGTGGGCAACCTATACCTCAACCGCAAGTGCACCGGGGCACTGTCGGGCACCCACGCCTTCGGCGGCTACGGCATGAGCGGCACGAACGCCAAGGTCGGCGGGCCGGACTACCTCTTCTGGTTTGTGCAGACCAAGACGGTGGCCCAGCGCTACTAG
- a CDS encoding DUF4180 domain-containing protein, which yields MRNVAAVSDLNVSVRAAGDIPDLIGAAYGLDGVLLREADLDPAFFDLRTGLLGELFQKCVNYRLAVAFVVPDPAVHGERFTELAREHAAHPQVRFCRDEAAAWAWLRAGG from the coding sequence ATGCGGAATGTGGCGGCGGTCTCGGACCTGAACGTGAGTGTGCGAGCGGCCGGGGACATTCCCGACCTGATCGGGGCGGCGTACGGCCTGGACGGCGTGCTGCTGCGGGAGGCCGATCTCGACCCGGCCTTCTTCGACCTGCGCACGGGGCTGCTGGGCGAGTTGTTCCAGAAATGCGTGAACTACCGTCTGGCCGTGGCCTTCGTCGTCCCCGACCCTGCGGTGCACGGCGAGCGCTTCACTGAACTCGCCCGCGAGCACGCCGCGCACCCCCAGGTCCGGTTCTGCCGGGACGAGGCGGCGGCGTGGGCGTGGCTGAGGGCCGGGGGCTGA
- a CDS encoding DinB family protein, with product MSDPDRQVASQLAFARLLPRLFRGGQAFVGVEAALSGLSDDQAAQRPEGLPHSVAGLVAHVNWWNRWMLDIIEMGQALPYPAHAADTWPEVGAADWGRVRNDFYELLARIDTHAARPDLANPVNHEETIGELLADFALHTAHHFGQVVTVRQALGAWPPPGGGDTW from the coding sequence ATGAGCGATCCTGACCGTCAAGTGGCGTCCCAACTGGCCTTCGCGCGGCTGCTGCCCCGGCTGTTCCGGGGGGGGCAGGCCTTCGTGGGGGTCGAGGCGGCGCTGAGCGGCCTGAGCGACGACCAGGCCGCCCAGCGCCCGGAAGGGCTGCCGCACAGCGTGGCTGGGCTGGTCGCGCACGTGAACTGGTGGAACCGCTGGATGCTCGACATCATCGAGATGGGGCAGGCGCTGCCCTACCCCGCACACGCCGCCGACACCTGGCCCGAGGTGGGCGCGGCTGACTGGGGCCGTGTCCGCAACGACTTCTACGAACTGCTGGCCCGCATCGACACGCACGCCGCGCGCCCCGACCTCGCCAACCCGGTCAACCACGAGGAAACCATCGGCGAACTGCTGGCCGACTTCGCCCTGCACACCGCCCACCATTTCGGGCAGGTCGTGACGGTGCGCCAGGCCCTCGGTGCGTGGCCCCCCCCCGGCGGCGGCGACACCTGGTAG